In the Pseudomonadales bacterium genome, one interval contains:
- a CDS encoding RNB domain-containing ribonuclease, translating to MLDSSALSQLKDLKKQIHDATERVTGEVKGTRKRFGFVISESDKQEYLLPQSEMEKVLPGDTVQCILERSDKTDEKPIARIEKLLSTDFSYFLGKIKAKNNQLYVLPDHPQLTRWIFIPPKHRKNLNDGELVGATICQHPFKHKGRVQAQVSQIIGREEDAYIEHRFSVAKHQLPHKDWQQDELEAIRMTAEQIIDDEIASGQREDLRDHCFITIDGNNTQDLDDALHIKTLENGDYLLSVAIADVTAFVDINSPLDRLAQQQMSSIYLPGQKIPMLPDVLSSNLCSLKEHQDRLALVCNITIQPDGNILCCDYQSAVIRSQGKLNYDDVSAHIHSIDNANSDKGSNNNAENCAESIEINASESKTYSPEYSDTISAQISQLHQMSQARRNWRDTNASIMPDYPDYRLELDENGKMTGIEFHQRNIAQRLVEECMLACNNATALFLAKHSNSALFVGANGFRPEQLPGIQRLLKKHMPDFAAQHDDINQLSQYIAFQQQLLESSEINLADILKKKLKRSEWQTAKVAHYGLGFEAYTTFTSPIRKYSDVIVHRLIKRLVNNKPIKPLNEDLISRLNQLNQSVRAAQRDCELSLKCQFLKQKLGDTFTGTVSMVNHRQIGVYWPEFDIHGQIDVRSLKREYSFNQDSLTLKCDDLFFTLGQTVTVKLVAIDNEQLNLKLSLVFDKAAAETNKTDASETIDQDSTSQA from the coding sequence ATGCTTGATTCATCAGCACTGAGTCAACTGAAAGACTTAAAAAAACAGATTCATGACGCTACTGAACGAGTAACGGGTGAGGTTAAAGGTACCCGCAAACGCTTTGGTTTTGTGATCAGCGAAAGTGATAAACAAGAGTATTTGCTGCCACAGTCGGAAATGGAGAAAGTATTACCCGGCGATACTGTTCAATGTATCTTAGAACGCTCAGATAAAACTGATGAGAAACCCATCGCACGCATTGAAAAGTTGCTCTCTACTGACTTCTCCTATTTTTTGGGTAAAATTAAGGCAAAAAACAACCAGCTTTATGTGCTACCCGATCACCCACAGTTGACACGTTGGATCTTTATTCCTCCAAAACATCGTAAAAATTTAAACGATGGCGAGCTGGTTGGTGCCACTATTTGTCAGCATCCGTTTAAGCATAAAGGTCGCGTTCAAGCGCAAGTGTCACAAATTATTGGTCGTGAAGAAGACGCCTATATTGAGCACCGCTTCAGTGTCGCAAAACATCAGCTGCCACATAAGGATTGGCAACAAGATGAGCTAGAAGCCATTCGCATGACGGCTGAGCAAATCATCGATGATGAGATAGCCTCAGGGCAGCGTGAAGACCTTCGTGATCATTGTTTTATCACCATCGACGGTAACAATACCCAAGATTTAGACGACGCTTTGCATATTAAAACGCTGGAAAACGGTGATTATTTGCTCTCCGTCGCTATCGCAGATGTTACGGCTTTTGTTGACATCAACTCGCCGCTTGATCGTTTAGCGCAGCAGCAAATGAGCAGTATTTATTTACCGGGTCAAAAAATCCCTATGCTTCCGGATGTTTTGTCATCAAATCTCTGCTCATTAAAAGAACACCAAGACCGCTTAGCTCTGGTGTGCAATATTACCATTCAACCTGATGGAAACATCCTCTGCTGCGACTATCAAAGCGCCGTGATAAGAAGCCAAGGCAAGCTAAACTATGATGATGTGAGCGCTCATATTCATAGCATTGATAACGCAAACTCTGACAAGGGTTCGAATAATAACGCTGAAAATTGCGCCGAGAGTATTGAAATCAATGCTAGCGAATCCAAAACTTATTCACCTGAGTATTCTGATACGATAAGCGCACAAATTTCTCAACTGCATCAGATGTCACAAGCACGCCGCAATTGGAGAGATACTAACGCATCCATCATGCCAGATTACCCAGATTATCGTTTAGAATTAGATGAAAATGGTAAGATGACGGGGATTGAATTTCATCAACGAAATATTGCACAACGTTTAGTTGAAGAATGTATGCTGGCATGTAACAACGCCACCGCCTTATTTTTAGCAAAGCATAGCAACTCGGCATTATTTGTCGGAGCTAATGGTTTTAGACCCGAGCAGCTGCCTGGCATACAGCGCCTATTAAAAAAGCATATGCCAGATTTTGCTGCGCAACATGATGACATTAATCAGCTAAGTCAGTACATAGCTTTTCAGCAGCAGCTATTAGAAAGCAGTGAAATTAATCTTGCAGATATACTCAAGAAAAAGTTGAAGCGCAGTGAGTGGCAAACAGCCAAAGTGGCGCATTATGGCCTTGGTTTTGAAGCCTATACAACCTTCACCTCACCAATCAGAAAATACAGTGACGTGATTGTACACAGGCTCATTAAGCGCCTAGTCAATAACAAACCGATTAAGCCCTTAAACGAGGATTTAATCAGTCGTCTAAATCAATTAAACCAGTCTGTTAGAGCGGCACAACGCGATTGTGAACTGTCTTTAAAATGCCAATTTTTAAAACAAAAGCTCGGTGATACATTCACTGGCACAGTATCTATGGTTAATCACCGTCAAATTGGTGTTTACTGGCCTGAATTTGATATTCATGGTCAGATTGATGTGCGCAGTTTGAAACGCGAATATAGCTTTAACCAAGATAGTCTGACCTTAAAATGCGACGATTTATTTTTTACACTTGGGCAAACTGTCACTGTCAAATTAGTCGCAATTGATAATGAACAGTTAAACTTAAAGCTATCTCTGGTTTTTGATAAAGCAGCAGCCGAAACAAACAAAACTGATGCATCTGA